CGGGATGGCCGGCATGGTCGGCATGATCGGCAAGGAAGGCCGGGCTGCACACCGGCACCATGCCGCCCTCGCGGAAGATCATGCCGCCGCGCGTGCCGGGCCAGAACTGGTCGCCGAAATAGATGGCGGCGTCGTAGGCGCACTCCTGGAACGAAAACGGCTGCGAGCGCGCCGACAGGTTGACGGTGACGTTGGGATGGCGCCGCGCAAAATCCGGCAGCCGCGGGATCAGCCACTGCGTGGCGAAGGTGGGGACCACCGCGAGTTCCAGCGTGTAGCCCATGGCGCGGCCGGTGCTGATTTCCAGCGTGTCGCGCTGCAGGTGGTCCAGGTGCCGGCGGATGCGCGCGGCGTACTCGCGCCCGGTCTCGGTCAGTTCCAGGCGCCGCCGCACGCGGGTGAACAGCGCCACGCCCAGGCGTTGCTCGAGCTGCGCCACCTGCCGCCCCACCGCGCTGTGCGTCAGCGCCAGCTCGGCCGCGGCGCGGGTAAAGCTGCCCAGCCGTGCCGAGGCCTCGAAGGCCTGCAGCGCGCCCAGGTTGGGGATGTCGTTTCTCATGGGACGGCGGGGAAGGAAGTCCGACAGTATAAACAGCGGCGCGGCACCGGAGGTCGTGCGCCGCGCGCACAACGTTGTGCGCAATGCGCGCTTGTGCGCGGGCGGCGCGGGCCACTATCCTGCCCCGCGGATCGTTGCCGTATCGCCCGCCGGGGCGGAAGCCGGTCCAGCCCACTTCCACGCGCCCATGTCATCCAATATCTCCTCGCTCCTCACCGCCAACGTCGGCGCCACCCGCGCCGCGCAATTGATGTCGCTGGTCACGCTGCCGGCCAGCCTGCCCCAGGACCCACACGGTCGCGCCACCCGCGCCGAGATCGCCCAGGCGCTGAACATGGTGCTGTTCGGCGGCATCCTGGAACGCGTGCCGACCGGCCGCGCCTACACCGACGACGTCGCCGCCGCCGGCGGCAAGGTCACCTTCGACCACGGCGCGCTGCGCACGGTCAAGTGGCGCGACAACGGCGCGCTGCCCGAAGGCGAGGCCGCCTTTACCCGCATCCTGCGGCCGCTGGGCTACGTGCTCAACGGCACCTATCCGCTCGACCGCATCGGCATGACCGGGCGCTCGTACGCGCACGCCGACGCACCCGAGGACATTGCCCAGTTCTTCGTCAGCGAATTCCATCCCGAGCGCTTCAGCGAAGATTTCCGCGCCGCGGTCAGCCGCGTGACCGGCAGCTCCGCCGATCCGCTGACGCCGCGCGCGCAGACGCTGCTGTGGCAACT
This genomic interval from Cupriavidus oxalaticus contains the following:
- a CDS encoding LysR substrate-binding domain-containing protein; this translates as MRNDIPNLGALQAFEASARLGSFTRAAAELALTHSAVGRQVAQLEQRLGVALFTRVRRRLELTETGREYAARIRRHLDHLQRDTLEISTGRAMGYTLELAVVPTFATQWLIPRLPDFARRHPNVTVNLSARSQPFSFQECAYDAAIYFGDQFWPGTRGGMIFREGGMVPVCSPAFLADHADHAGHPVTDAAGLARCRHLHLSTRANAWRDWYAAQGWDFSLAASRGPRYELFTMMTAAAAAGLGIGLAPRLLIERELQTGQLVTPLAGMLDEHQGYYFAYPEGRPESEALAAFRGWILGLSRDMPAASSEG
- a CDS encoding DUF1338 domain-containing protein, coding for MSSNISSLLTANVGATRAAQLMSLVTLPASLPQDPHGRATRAEIAQALNMVLFGGILERVPTGRAYTDDVAAAGGKVTFDHGALRTVKWRDNGALPEGEAAFTRILRPLGYVLNGTYPLDRIGMTGRSYAHADAPEDIAQFFVSEFHPERFSEDFRAAVSRVTGSSADPLTPRAQTLLWQLERDGALAVADGAELVGLLVPCFERQHAAPRLADYEALLRESAEMAWIATEGNAFNHATDRVDDVFALAEQQKRLGRPMKDKVEVSGSGRVRQTAFRADTVRRTFVGAQGEAVEREVPGSFYEFITRERFAEAQAAPQRYDLGFDAGNAQGIFRMTAAAC